The genomic window ACGATCGTGATCAGCAGCGCGATGCCCGGGTAGAAGCTGATCCAGTAATTGCCGCTCAGCATGTATTCGAACCCGTTGGCGATGAGCAGGCCGAGCGAGGGCTCGGTGATGGGCACGCCGAGGCCGAGGAAGGACAAGGTCGCCTCCAGCGCGATGGCGCGCGCGATCTGAATGGTGCCGATGACGATCAGCGGCGGCAGGCAGTTCGGGAACAGATGCCGGAACAGGATGCGCCGCGTGGGCAGCACGAGGCATTGCGCGGCCTCGATGTATTCGCGCCGGCGTTCCACCAGGGCCGAGCCGCGCACCGTCCGCGCGTAATAGGCCCATTCCACGATGACCAGCGCGATGACGACGTTCAGCACGCCCTTGCCCAGGAAGGCCAGGATCATCAGCGCGGCCAGGATGGTGGGGAAGGACAGCTGCAAATCCACCAGACGCATGATGAAGCTGTCGGTCCGCCCGCCCGCATAGGCCGCCAGCAGCCCGAGCGAGGCGCCCACCAGGCAGGCGATGATGGCCGAGCCGATGCCCACGATCAGCGAGATGCGCAGCCCGTAGATGATGCCCGAAAGCATGTCCCGCCCCTGGTCATCGGTGCCGAGCCAGTGGGTGATGCCCGTGCCGCCGACCTCGCCGGGCGGCAGGCGCCCGTCCATGATGTCGAGCTGCGCGAGGTCATAGGGGTTCTGCGGCGCGATCCAGGGCGCGAAGATGGCCAGCAGGGCGATGGTCACGAAGACCAGCAGCCCGCCGACGGCCACCTTGTTGGCCGCGAATTCGGAGACGAAGCGGCGGAAGGGGGTCTCTTCCTTCGCCGCGACGGGGGCCGATGCGGTGGTGTCGCTCATGCCTTGGACTCCAGCCGCACCCGGGGGTCCAGCACCGAATAGAGGATGTCCACGATCAGATTGATGGTGATGAACATGAGCACGATGACCATGAGGTAGGCGACGATCACGGGCCTATCGAGCACGTTGATGCTGTCGATGATGAGCTTGCCCATGCCCGGCCAGGCGAAGACCGTCTCCGTCACCACCGAGAAGGCGATGGTGGAACCCAGCTCCAGCCCCACCACCGTCACGACCGGGATCAGGATGTTCTTGAACACATGCACGAAGGTGACGCGCGTGGGCGAGAGCCCCTTGGCGCGGGCGAACTTCACATAATCCATCAGCATCGCCTCCCGCACGCCCGAGCGCGTGAGGCGGATGACGAGGCTGATCTTGAACAAGGCGAGGTTGAAGGCCGGCATGGCCAGATGCGCCCAGCCATTGGCCGTCAGGAAGGACCAGTGCAGGCCCAGGATCTGCACCGTCTCGCCCCGGCCCGAACTGGGCAGCCAGCCCAGCTGCACGGCGAAGACCATGATGAGCATGAGCCCCACCCAGAAGGTGGGCAGCGAGAAGCCCAGGATGCTGCCCGCCATGATGACGCGCGAGCCGATGCTCTCCGGCTTCAGCCCCGCATAGAGACCCAGCGGCAGGCCGATCAGCACCGAGAGGAACATGGCCCCGAAGGCCAGCTCCAGCGTCGCCGGCATGCGGTTGAGGATGAGCTGCAAGGCAGGTTCGTTGAACACGAAGCTGCGCCCCAGATCCCCCCGCAGCGCGTTCTGCAGGAAGACCAGGTATTGCTGCCACAGCGGCAGGTCGAGCCCGAGGGCGGCGATGGCGCGCTCACGCTCCATCTGGTCGGCGTCGGGCGAGATCAGGATCTCGACCGGGTCGCCGATGGCATAGACGCCCACGAAGACGATGACGCTCATGGCCAGAAGGACCATGAGCGACTGGAGAATCCGCCGCAGCAGGTAGACGGTCATCAGCGGGGCCGGACGTCCTGGGCGCGCGTCAGCTCATCGGCGCGGGCCTCGTGCTGCAGCGTGTTCCGCATGGCCCAGATGTTGGTCTGGATGTGCAGCGGGATGATGCCGACATCCTCGAGCGCGATGCGCTGCGCTTCCTGCAGGATGGCCTCGCGGCGGGCGTCGTCCAGCTCGACCAGCGCGGCCTCCAGGCGGCTGTCCACCTCGGGGTTGCTGTAGCGGCCGCGGTTGGAGGCGCCCCAGCCGCGGTCGCGGTTGGCGGTGGCCAGGATGTTGCGGACGGGGTGCGAACCCTCGGGGTTGGAGCCCCAGCCGATCAGGAAGGCCGAGAATTCCTGGCGCCCGGCGCGGCCCACGAAGGTGGTCCAGGGCTGCGCCTCGACCGTGGTGCGCACGCCGATGCGCGTCCACATCTGGCCCACCGCCTGCACGATGCGCCCATCATTGGGGTAGCGGTTGTTGGGGCCGTGCAGGGTGATGCGGAAGCCCTCGGGGAAGCCCGCCTCGGCCAGCAGGGCACGGGCGCGCGCGGCGTCCGGCGCCGGCGGCGCGAAGTTCGGGATGTGCGAGAAGACGCCCGGCGGCAGGAACTGCGCGGACGGCGTGGCCGAGCCTTCCATCACGCGGTTCGCGATGGCCGGGCGGTCAATGGCGATGGAGAGCGCCTGGCGCACCCGCAGGTCGCGCAGCGGGTTGCGCGCGATGGGCTGGCCGTTGTTGTCGGTGATGAAGGGCGAAGCATCCTCGCGCATGTGATCCAGGCCGAGGAAGATCAGCCGCAGCCCCACCTTCTCGCTGACCGCGAGGCGGCGGTCGCCGCGCACGCGCGCGAGGTCGGGCGTGGGCACCTGGTCGATGAAGTCCACATCGCCCGAGAGCAGCGCCGCCGTGCGCGCGCCGCCATTGGTGATCATGCGGTAGTTCACCGTGGCCCAGGCGGGGCGGGTGCCGAAATAGCTGTCATTGCGGGCGAATTCGATGCGGTCGCCCATGGTGTGGCTGACGACGCGGAAGGGCCCGGTGCCGATCGCGGCCTGGCCGCTGTTGAACTGCTCCGTGGTCGCGTTCTCGTGCGTCTCGCGGTCCAGGATGAAGATGTTCGTCAGATCCTGCGGCAGCAGGGGCGAGGGGTTCTGCGTGGTGATGCGCAGCGTGTGGCTGTCCACCACCTCCACATTCGTGATCGGCCGGACGAAGGCCGCGAAGGAGGAGGGGCTGTTCGGCACGTTGGGCACGCGCTGGAAGGTGAAGGCCACGTCTTCCGCGGTGAAGGGGTTGCCGTTGTGGAAGGTGACGCCGCGGCGCAGGCGGAATTCCCACACATTGGGCTCGACCGCGCGCCAGCTTTCCGCGAGGCCGGGCTGCATCCGCGCATCGCCATCGGTGTTGATCAGCCGGTCGAAGATCATGCCGGCGGCGGCGTTGTTGGGGGAGAGCTGGTGGTAATGCGGGTCGAGCGAGGTGACCGGGGCCCCCACCGCCATGTTCAGGTTCTGCGCCTGCGCCCCATGGGCCGCCAACGCCATCGCGGCGCCCATGACGGCGCCGGCGGCCAGCTTGCGGCCGCGCGTGTTGATTGCCATTTGCTCTTCCCCACTCAGGTCCAAGCCCGAGGGCTTAGCAGCATCCGCGCGGGGCTGGCCAGACTCGTTTCGCCATATTTCGGCCTCATAGCCGCCCGCCGCTGCAACCAAAGGCCTCCCATGCTATATAGGGTGTCATGACCGATAACGTTACGCCCCCGCCCCGGCTCACGGTGGAGTCCCGCCCGGCCGCCGGCCGCGCGCGCACGCCCAAGGCGGCGGCCAAGGCCGCGCCCAAGGCCAGGCCGCGCCGCCGCTTCCAACTCTTCGGCGGGGTGCTGCGGACGCTGTTCATCGTGGCCGTGGCCGGCACACTGGCGGGCGGTGTGGCGGCCTATGGCGTGTATCGCCAGGTCGAGGCGGACCTGCCCGACTACCGCTGGCTGGCCGACTACTCCCCCCCGCAGATGAGCCGCATCTACGCCTCCGACAGCCGCCTGATGGCGGAGCTGGCGGCGGAGCGGCGGGTCTTCGTGCCCATCGAGGCGATTCCCCGGCAGCTCCAGCAGGCCTTCATCTCGGCCGAGGACCAGAATTTCGAGACGCATTTCGGCGTGGACCCCACGGCGGTGGCGCGCGCGGTGGTCACCAATGTGGAGAACTACCTGGGCGGGCGGCGCATGCTGGGCGCCTCCACCATCACGCAGCAGGTCGCAAAGAACATGCTGGTGGGGGCGGACCGCACCCTGCTGCGCAAGGTGCGCGAGGCGCTGCTGGCCATCCGGCTGGAGAACGCGCTGCCCAAGTCGCGCATCCTGGAGATCTACCTCAACGAGATCTTCCTGGGCGCCCAGGCCTATGGCGTGGCCGCCGCCGCCCAGGCCTATTTCGACAAGGCGCTGGACGATCTGACGCTGAGCGAGATGGCCTTCCTGGCCGCCCTGCCCAAGGCGCCCAACAACTACAACCCGCTGCGCTTCCCCGAGCAGGCGCGCATCCGCCGCGATTGGGTGCTGGGCCGCATGCTGGCCGATGGCGCCATCACGCAGGAGCAGCACGACGCCGCCCGCGCCGAGCCCATCCAGGTCCGCCCCACCCGCCGGCCGGAGGTGGTGCCCGTGGGCCAGCACTTCACCGAGGAGGTGCGGCGCGAGCTGCTGAGCCGCTTCGGCGCCGACCGCACCCAGGGCGGCGGCCTCGTCGTCCGCACCAGCCTCGATCCCGAATTGCAGGCCGCGACGGAAACCGCGCTGCGCACCCATCTGCTGGATTACGACCGCAGGCGCGGCGGCTGGCGCGGGCCGGTGACCAACATCGCCCATGGCCCGACCGAATGGCTGCCCGCGCTGGAGGCGACCCCCCGCCCCCCGGCATGGACCGCGCCTGGCGCCACGCCGTGGTGCTGGAGGTGGCCGAGCGCGAGGCGCGCCTCGGCTGGTTCGAACGCGCCCAGCCCCGCGCCCCGGCCGAGCCCCGCACGGGCCGGCTGTTCCTCGACGAACTCTCCTGGGCGCGGCCGGTCATCGCGGGCACGGGCGGGCAGCCGCCGCGCCTCGGCCCCGCGCCGCGCCGCATGTCGGACGTGCTGAACCCCGGCGATGTGGTGATGGTGGAGCTGGAGGAGGCGCGCCCCGCCCAGGGCCGCACCCCTGCCCGGCCCGAGCGCCTCGGCCTGCGCCAGGCACCGGAGGTGGAGGGCGCCGTCGTGGCGCTCGACCCCAACACCGGCCGCGTGCTGGCCATGGCGGGCGGCTGGTCCTTCGAGCGTTCCTGGTTCAACCGCGCCACCCAGGCGATGCGCCAGCCCGGCTCCTCCTTCAAGCCCTTCGTCTTCCTGCCGGCGCTGGAGGCGGGCATCCCGCCCAACCAGCGCTACCTCGACGCCGAGATCGAGGTGCCTACCGGTGCCGGCGTGTGGCGGCCCGGCAACGCCGATGGCCGCGTGATGGGCTACATGTCCATGCGCCGCGCGCTGGAGCTCAGCCGCAACCTCGCCACCGTGCGCGTGGCGCAGGAGGTGGGGATCGACCGCGTGGCCGAGGTGGCGAACCGCTTCGGCGTGATCGAGAACATGCCGCACTTCCTGGCCATGAGCCTGGGCGCCGGCGAGACCACCGTGCTGCGCCAGGCCGCCGCTTACGCCAGCTTCGTCAATGGCGGCCGGCGCGTGGAGCCGAGCTTCATCGACAGCGTGCAGGATGCGCGCGGCCGCGTGCTCTGGCGCACCCAGGCGCGCGAATGCGTGGGCTGCGAGGCCGGGCCCGAGGCCGGCCCGCCGCAGCTTTCCGACAACCGCCGCGCCATCGTGGACCCCATCGCGGCCTATCAGATCACCTCCATCCTGCAGGGTGCCGTGCAGCGCGGCACGGGCGGGCGGGCGGCGACGGGGCTGAACCGGCCCATCGCCGGCAAGACCGGCACCACCAATGATTTCCAGGACGCGTGGTTCGTGGGCTACACGCCCGACATCGTGATCGCGGTCTGGGTCGGCTATGACGAGCCGCGCACGCTGCGCCGCGCGGGTGAGCCGGGCAATGATGTGGGCGGCGGGCGCCTCGCCGCCCCCATCTTCCGCGATGTGCTGGCCGCGGCCCTGGGCGACAGCCCGCCCGTGCCCTTCCGCGCGCCGCCGGGTGTCGCGCTGGTGCGGCTGCAGCACGACACGGGCCAGACCATCCTGGAGGCCTTCCGCCCCGGCACCGAGAACGCGGCGCGCGACCCGACCGAGGTCTCGGGCATCGGCGCGGGTGCGGCGGAGCGCGTGGACAGCGGGCTGGGCGGGCTGTATTGAACCGCCATGCGCGCTGATGCCACACAATTGCACGAGCAGATCACGGCCTCCGTGTCCCTGCTGAGGAGGCATCTTTGACTGGGATGCCGCAACCGCCCGCCTCGCCGAGCTGAACGCCCGGGCCGAGGACCCCGACCTCTGGAACAAGCCCGACGCCGCGCAGGCCGTGATGCGCGAGCGTGGGCGCCTCGCTGAACAGGTGGAAGGCGTCCAGCGCCTCGAACAATCCGTCAGCGACGCGATGGAGCTGATCGAGATGGCCGAGGCGGAGAATGACACCGCCACCGCCGACGCGCTGGTCGAGGACCTCAAGGGCTTCGCCGCCGAGGCGAAGCGCCGCGAGATCGAGAGCCTGCTCTCGGGCGAGGCCGACCAGAACGACTGCTATGTCGAGGTGAATGCCGGCGCCGGCGGCACCGAGGCGCAGGACTGGGCCGAGATGCTCATGCGCATGTACATGCGCTGGGCCGAGGCGCGCGGCTACAAGGTGACCATCACCGAGCAGTCCGAGGGCGAGCAGGCCGGCATCAAGTCGGTCACGCTGCAGGTCACGGGCCCCAACGCCTATGGCTGGATGAAGACCGAGACGGGGGTGCATCGCCTGGTGCGCATCTCGCCCTTCGACGCGGCGGCGCGACGCCAGACCAGCTTCGCGAGCGTCTATGTCTACCCGGTGGTGGACGACAAGATCGAGATCGAGATCAACCCCGCCGACATCAAGACCGACACCTTCCGCGCCTCCGGCGCGGGCGGGCAGCATGTGAACAAGACGGACAGCGGCGTGCGCTTCACCCATATCCCGACCGGGATCGTGGCGGCCTCGACGCAGGACCGCAGCCAGCACAAGAACCGCGTCATCGCCATGAACATGCTGAAGGCGCGGCTCTACGAGCTGGAGCTGAAGAAGCGCGAGGCCATCAGCGACGCGGCCGAGGCCAGCAAGACCGACATCGGCTGGGGCCACCAGATCCGCAGCTATGTGCTGCAGCCCTATCAGATGGTGAAGGACCTGCGCACCGGCGTGGAGAAGGGCAACCCCGACGCCGTGCTGGATGGCGAGCTGGACGAGTTCATGGCCGCCGCGCTCGCGCAGCGCGTGGGGGCCACGCGCAGCGAGGCGAGCGCCAATTCACAATGAAATGGCTGCGCGCACCCGCCCGCCTGGCTGACGGGCTGCGCGTCTATGCCATCGGCGACGTGCATGGCTGCGTGGAGAAGCTGCGCGCCCTGCACGCCGCCATCCGCGACGACCTGAAGGCCCATCCGACGCGCGGCGCCACGGTGATCCACCTGGGCGACTACATTGACCGCGGGCCGGACAGCGCGGGCGTGATCGAGGCGGCGATGGGCTTCGACGCCTGCCCCGTGGTGAACCTGATGGGCAACCATGAGGCGACGCTGCTCGCGGCCCTCGACGGCGACGCGCCCGCCGCGACCGACTGGATCTATTATGGCGGGCGGGAAGCGCTGACCTCCTGGGGAATGCCGCCCCACGCCCCGCGCGAGACATGGGCCACGGGCATTCCCGCCGCGCACATCGCCTTCCTGCGCGGCCTGGCGCTGCGGCACCGCATCGGGCCCTATTTCTTCGTCCATGCCGGCATCCGGCCCGGCGTGGCGCTGGAGGAGCAGGCGGCGGACGACCTGCTCCGCATCCGCGGCGCCTTCCTCAACAGCGAGGCCGAGCACGGCGCGATCATCGTGCATGGCCACACCCCCGTGCGCGAGCGCGAGGCCGACCTGCGCGAGAACCGCATCAACCTCGACACCGGCGCGGTCTTCGGCGGCCCCCTCACCTGCGGGGTGTTCGAGGAGGACCGGGTGGGGCTGCTCACCGCCTGAGTTTTCGCGCGGCCGATTCACCGCCTCGGCTGCGCCTCGCCGGATCGGACGCGGGTCCAGCGGCCGATTCACCGCCTCGGCTGCGCCTCGCCGGATCGGACGCGGGTCCAGCGGCCGATTCACCGCCTCGGCTGCGCCTCGCCGGATCGGACGCTAGATGCCCTGCCGCAGCACATGCTTCTGGATCTTGCCCGTGCTGGTCTTGGGCAGTTCCTGGAACACCACGCGCTTGGGCACCTTGAAGCCGGGCAGGATGGTGCGGCAATGGGCCATGAGGTCGGCCTCGCTCGCCTCCAGGCCGGGCTTGAGTTCCACGAAGGCGCAGGGGACCTCGCCCCATTTCTCGTCAGGCTGGGCCACCACAGCCGCGACCGCCACGGCGGGGTGTTTGTAGAGCGCGTCCTCCACCTCGATGCTGCTGATGTTCTCGCCGCCCGAGATGATGATGTCCTTCGACCGGTCGCGCAGCTGGATGTAGCCGTCCGGGTACTTCACCGCGAGATCGCCCGAGTGGAACCAGCCGCCGGCGAAGGCCTTGGCGGTGGCGTCAGGCTCCTTCAGATAGCCCTTCATCACGACATTGCCGCGGAACATCACCTCGCCCATCGTCGCGCCATCGGCGGGCACGGGGGTCATGGTGGCGGGGTCCATCACCTCCAGCCCCTCCAGCGGCACATAGCGCACGCCCTGGCGGGCCATGAGCTTCGCCTGGTCGGGCGGGGGCAGCGCATCCCATTCGGCGTGCCATTCATTGGTGACGGCGGGGCCATAGACTTCGGTCAGCCCATAGACGTGCAGCACGCCGAAGCCGGCCTGCTTCATGGCCGCCAGCACCGCCTCGGGCGGGGGGGCGCCGGCGACGACGAAGGTGACGGGGCCGGGCAGGTGCTTGCGTTCCTTCTCGGGCGTCTGGAGCAGGGTGCTCATCACGATGGGCGCGCCGCACATATGCGTGACGCCCTCGCCCGCGATCAGTGACCACATCATGGGCCCGCGCACGGCGCGCAGGCAGACATGGGTGCCGGCCATGGCGGTGATGGTCCAGGGGAAGCACCAGCCATTGCAGTGGAACATGGGCAGCGTCCAGAGATAGACCGGGTGCCGCGCCATCCCCGCCGCCAGCACATTGCCCACCGCCAGAAGATGCGCGCCGCGGTGGTGATAGACCACGCCCTTGGGCTTGCCCGTCGTGCCACTGGTGTAGTTCAGCGCGATGGCGTCCCATTCGTCGCGCGGCAGGGGCCAGGCGAAGTGCGGATCGCCCTGGCGGAGAAAGGCCTCGTAATCAAGCGCGCCGAGGGTTTCGTGGCTGGGCGCCTCGCGGTCATCCACCTCGATGAGGGTGGGCTTCGCATCGCATTGCGCCAGCGCGGCCCGCACCACCGGCACCCATTCGCGGTCCAGGATGAGGGCGCGCGCCTCGCCATGGTCCAGGATGTAGGCGATGGTGGCGGCGTCGAGGCGCGTGTTGATGGTGTTCAGCACGCAGCCCGCCATGGCCACGCCGAAATGCGCCTCGACCATCTCGGGGATGTTCGGCAGCAGCACCGCCACCGTGTCGCCGCGCCCGAGGCCGAGCTTCGTCAGCGCATGGGCCAGGCGCACGCAGCGTTCGCGCAGCTCGCGATAGGTCCGGCGCGTGCCGCCATAGGCAACGGCCACATGCTCGGGGAAGGTCGCGGCCGTGCGCTCCAGGAAGAGCAGCGGCGTCAGCGGCTGGTGGTTGGCGTCCTGGCGCGGAAGGGCGTCGTAGTCGGCGGCGGCCATGCTCAGCGATCCTGCCATGTGGGTTTGCGCTTTTCGAGGAAGGCGCCGATGCCCTCGGCGGCGTCGGCGGCCAGCATGTTCTCGACCATCACCTGCGAGGCGGTGGCGTAGGCCTCCTCCAGCGCGCGGCCTTCCTGGGCGAGGAAGCCGCGCTTGCCCATGCGGATGGTGCGTGCGGAGCGCGCGGCCACCTGCGCGGCGAGGTCGAGCGCGGCACCCCGCGCATCCTCGGCCACGCGGTTGATGAGGCCGAGCGCCCGCGCCTCCTCCGCCCCCACCATGCGGCCGGTCATCAGCATCTCCATCGCCGCCTTGCGCGGCACGGCGCGCGACAGCGCCACGGCGGGCGTCGAGCAGAAGAGGCCGATATCCACGCCCGGCGTGCAGAAGCGCGCGGCGGGCGTGGCGACGGCCATGTCGCAGCTCGCGACCAGCTGGCAGCCAGCGGCGGTGGCGATGCCCTCCACGGCGGCGATGACGGGAACGGGGTGATGCACCACCTGGCGCATGACCTGGGAACAGAGCGCCATGGTGCGGGCGAAGAATTCCTGCCCGCCATCGGCGGCACCGCGCGCGGCGGTCAGCTCGCGCAGATCATGGCCGGCGCAGAAGGCGGGGCCATTGGCAGCCAGCACCACGCAGCGCGCGCCCTCGGCCTCGCGCAGCGCGGCCTCCAGGGCTTCGAGCATGGCGAGGGAGAGGGCGTTGCGCGCGGCCGGGCGGTCCAGCACCAGCAGCGCCACGCCGTCATTGCGGCGTTCGGTGGTGATCATCGCGCCAGCACCTCCTGGATTTCCTGCAGGATCACGGGGTCATCAATGGTGGGCGGCACGGTGAAGGGCTGCCCGTCGGCGATCTTGCGGATGGTCGCGCGCAGGATCTTGCCCGAGCGCGTCTTGGGCAGGCGCGGCACCACGCGGGCGTCACGGAAGGCGGCGACGGGGCCGATGCGCTCGCGCACCAGGGAGACGAGTTCGCGCGCCACCTCGGCCTCCTCGCGCGCGGCGCCGGATTTCAGCACGACGAGGCCCACGGGCACCTGGCCCTTCAGCCCATCGGCGGCGCCCACCACGGCGCATTCGGCGACATCGGGGTGGCTGGCCAGCACCTCCTCCATCGCGCCCGTGGAGAGGCGGTGGCCGGCCACGTTGATGATGTCGTCGGTGCGGCCCATGACCCAGACGAAGCCCTCCGCATCCACCATCCCGGCGTCGGAGGTGTCGTAGAAGCCGGGGAAGGTGGAGAGATAGGCCTCGCGGTAGCGCGCCTCGGCGTTCCAGAGCGTGGGCGCGCAGCCGGGCGGCAGGGGCAGCTTGACCACCAGGGCGCCCTCGGCGCCCGGCGCCACCTGCTGGCCCTGCGCGTCCAGCGCCCGCACCTCGAAGCCCGGAGTGGGCTTGCCGCCCGAACCGGGGCGCGGTTCGAACAACCCGAATTCCCGAAACCCCGCGGTGATGGGCCAGCCCGTCTCGGTCTGCCACCAATGGTCCACCACGGGCTTGCCGAGCTTGGCCGCCGCCCATTCCGCCGTGGGCGGGTCGCAGCGCTCGCCGGCGAGATAGAGCGCCTCCAATCGCGACAGGTCGTGGCGGGCCAGGTGCTCGCCCTCCGGGTCCTCCTTCTTGATGGCACGGATGGCGGTGGGCGCGGTGAAGAGCAGCTTCACCCCGTGCTGGGCGCAGACGCGCCAGAAGGTGCCGGGGTCGGGCGTGCCCACGGGCTTTCCTTCGAACAGCACCGAAGTGCAGCCCGCCAGAAGCGGCGCATAGACGATGTAGGAATGCCCCACGACCCAGCCCACATCGGACGCCGCCCAGAACACGTCGCCCGGCGCCATGCCATAGATCATGGACATGGAGCGGTGCAGCGCCACCGCATGGCCCCCGTTGTCGCGCACGATGCCCTTGGGCTTCCCCGTCGTGCCGCTGGTGTAGAGGATATAGAGCGGGTCCGTCGCCGCCACCTCCACACAGGGGTGGGGGGTGCCGGCTGCTTCCTCCGCCGCGTAGTCGAAGTCGCGGCCGGGGGTGAGGTCGGCGCGCAGCTGCTCGCGTTGCAGCACCAGGCAGAAATCGGGCTTGTGCGCGGCCATGCCGATGGCGGCGTCCAGCAGCGGTTTGTAGGCGATCACGCGCCCCGGTTCGAGCCCGCAGCTCGCCGAGATCACGGCACGCGGCGTGGCGTCGGTGATGCGCGTGGCCAGTTCCGCCGCCGCGAAGCCGCCGAACACCACGGAATGGATGGCGCCCAGCCGCGCGCAGGCCAGCATGGCGATGGCGGCCTCGGGCACCATGGGCATGTAGATCAGCACGCGGTCACCGTGCCGCACGCCGCGCGCGGCCAAGGCCCCCGCCAGCCGCGCCACGCGGGATTGCAGGGTGGCGTAGCTGATATGCTCGACCCGCCCTGTCATGGGGCTGTCGTAGAGCAGCGCCGTCTGCGCCCCACGCCCCGCCGCCACA from Roseococcus microcysteis includes these protein-coding regions:
- a CDS encoding AMP-binding protein; the protein is MSGYDAAYAAWRADPEAWWLEAAAGLDWSVPPPRAFDAGQGLYGRWFPEGRLNTCHNAVDRHVAAGRGAQTALLYDSPMTGRVEHISYATLQSRVARLAGALAARGVRHGDRVLIYMPMVPEAAIAMLACARLGAIHSVVFGGFAAAELATRITDATPRAVISASCGLEPGRVIAYKPLLDAAIGMAAHKPDFCLVLQREQLRADLTPGRDFDYAAEEAAGTPHPCVEVAATDPLYILYTSGTTGKPKGIVRDNGGHAVALHRSMSMIYGMAPGDVFWAASDVGWVVGHSYIVYAPLLAGCTSVLFEGKPVGTPDPGTFWRVCAQHGVKLLFTAPTAIRAIKKEDPEGEHLARHDLSRLEALYLAGERCDPPTAEWAAAKLGKPVVDHWWQTETGWPITAGFREFGLFEPRPGSGGKPTPGFEVRALDAQGQQVAPGAEGALVVKLPLPPGCAPTLWNAEARYREAYLSTFPGFYDTSDAGMVDAEGFVWVMGRTDDIINVAGHRLSTGAMEEVLASHPDVAECAVVGAADGLKGQVPVGLVVLKSGAAREEAEVARELVSLVRERIGPVAAFRDARVVPRLPKTRSGKILRATIRKIADGQPFTVPPTIDDPVILQEIQEVLAR